In a single window of the Euleptes europaea isolate rEulEur1 chromosome 4, rEulEur1.hap1, whole genome shotgun sequence genome:
- the LOC130477033 gene encoding proteinase-activated receptor 1-like has protein sequence MAILMFVVKLKLKKPAVVYMLNLASADVLLASVLPFKISYHFSGHNWTFGPEMCRIVTATFYCNMYCSMLLMTAISTDRFLAVVYPMQALSWRTVRRASVVCSVIWLVAIAGVIPLLITEQTKRIPQLNITTCLDVMEFSVIMKMFRYYFPAITVFFFFIPVIISTTCYVCIIKNLSSSEITATEPGKKRRAILLSVAVLCSFILCFGPTNVFVLVQSLFLPPDQPPKSLSYAIMLSVCISTINCCIDPLIYYYAYSGCRRKVKKLLCCKEHSELGKGSQTTSSNMATFSSE, from the coding sequence ATGGCAATCCTTATGTTTGTGGTCAAACTAAAGCTTAAGAAACCAGCCGTTGTGTACATGCTCAACCTGGCTTCCGCTGATGTGCTCTTGGCGAGCGTGCTGCCTTTTAAGATTTCCTACCATTTCTCTGGACACAATTGGACCTTTGGACCTGAAATGTGCCGTATTGTCACTGCCACCTTCTACTGCAATATGTACTGCTCCATGCTGCTGATGACGGCAATAAGCACTGACCGTTTCCTGGCAGTGGTATACCCAATGCAGGCTCTGTCGTGGCGCACCGTCAGGCGTGCCTCTGTGGTGTGCTCTGTCATCTGGCTTGTAGCCATAGCTGGCGTTATACCTCTGCTCATCACAGAACAAACAAAGAGAATCCCTCAGTTAAACATCACTACCTGCCTTGATGTGATGGAGTTCTCTGTTATTATGAAAATGTTTCGTTATTATTTTCCTGCAAtaactgttttcttcttttttataccAGTAATAATTTCTACCACCTGCTATGTGTGCATTATAAAAAATCTTAGCTCATCTGAAATTACTGCTACAGAGCCTGGTAAGAAGAGGCGGGCCATACTCTTGTCTGTAGCTGTCCTGTGTTCTTTCATCCTTTGTTTTGGTCCAACAAATGTCTTCGTGTTAGTGCAAAGCTTATTCTTACCACCTGATCAACCACCGAAGAGCCTCTCTTACGCCATTATGCTATCAGTCTGTATCAGCACCATTAATTGTTGCATTGACCCCTTGATTTATTATTATGCTTATTCTGGGTGTCGAAGAAAGGTCAAGAAGCTCCTGTGCTGTAAAGAGCATTCTGAGCTTGGAAAAGGAAGTCAGACAACCAGTAGTAACATGGCAACCTTTTCTAGTGAATAA
- the LOC130476880 gene encoding proteinase-activated receptor 1-like translates to MAILMFVVKIKLKKPAVVYMLNLASADVLLASVLPFKISYHFSGHNWTFGPEMCRIVTAAFYCNMYCSILLMTAISTDRFLAVAYPMQALSWRTVRRASVVCSVIWLAAIAGVIPLLITEQTKRIPQLNITTCQDVLDISVVMEILRYYFSASTIVFFFVPLIISVSCYVCIIRNLSSSKITAAKPGKKRRAILLSAAVLCSFIFCFGPANVLALVQNVFLSLDQRFEGLTFAYILAVCIGTINCCIDPLIYYYASSECRRKVKKLLCCKEHSDPGICSQS, encoded by the exons ATGGCAATCCTTATGTTTGTGGTCAAAATAAAGCTTAAGAAACCGGCTGTCGTGTACATGCTCAACCTGGCTTCTGCTGATGTGCTCTTGGCGAGTGTGCTGCCTTTTAAGATTTCCTACCATTTCTCTGGACACAACTGGACCTTTGGACCTGAAATGTGCCGCATTGTGACTGCCGCCTTCTACTGCAACATGTACTGCTCCATACTACTGATGACGGCAATAAGCACTGACCGTTTCCTGGCAGTGGCGTACCCGATGCAGGCTCTGTCGTGGCGCACCGTCAGGCGTGCCTCTGTGGTGTGCTCTGTTATCTGGCTTGCAGCCATAGCTGGCGTTATACCTCTGCTCATCACAGAGCAGACAAAGAGAATCCCTCAGTTAAACATCACTACCTGCCAAGATGTGCTAGATATCTCTGTTGTTATGGAGATACTTCGTTATTATTTTTCCGCATCAACTATCGTCTTCTTTTTCGTACCATTAATAATTTCTGTCTCCTGTTATGTTTGCATTATAAGGAACCTTAGCTCATCTAAAATTACTGCTGCAAAACCTGGTAAGAAGAGGCGGGCCATACTCTTGTCTGCAGCTGTTTTGtgttcttttattttttgttttgggcCAGCAAATGTCTTGGCCTTGGTGCAAAATGTATTTCTTTCACTGGATCAAAGGTTCGAGGGTCTCACTTTTGCCTACATCCTAGCTGTCTGTATTGGAACCATCAACTGTTGTATTGACCCTTTGATATATTATTATGCTTCTTCTGAGTGTCGAAGAAAGGTCAAAAAGCTCCTGTGCTGTAAAGAGCATTCTGA tccaggaatctgttcacagagt